The DNA sequence TAATGGTAGAAACTTCTACCTTTTTAAAAAAAATTGAATTTTTTAACATTTACTCTTCTCATAAAAATAATTTGTCGCTTCGACAAAGCCTTCAACGCTACCGCAATCAAAACGTTTTCCTTCAAATTTATAAGCTAAAACCATACCATTGGTTGCTTGAGTTAAAAGCGCATCAGTGAGTTGAATTTCTCCATTTTTACCTGCTTGAGTATTTTCTAAAATTCCAAAAATATCTGGAGTTAAAATATATCTCCCAATAATAGCTAAATTGCTTGGAGCTTCATCAGGATCAGGCTTTTCTATCATAGAATTTACCATGATTAAATTCTCTTCTACTGTATTACCAGCTATGACTCCGTAATTGCAAACTTGTTCTCTTGGTACTTCCATAACAGCGATAATAGTACAACGATATTTTTCATAAATCTTAACCATTTGTGCCATCACATTTAAACCATTTTCATTTACACATAAATCATCAGCCAAAATAACTCCAAAAGCTTCATCCCCTGCTAAAGGCTTGCCTTTAAGCACAGCATCTCCTAAACCACGCATTTCATTTTGGCGTGTAAAAGTAAAAGTACATTGATCAATCAAAGATCTAATATCTTTAAGTAAATATTCTTTTTTTGTTCCAGAAATTTGATGTTCTAATTCATAAGAAATATCAAAATAATCTTCTAAAGCTCTTTTACCTCTTCCTGTAACAAAACCCATATTATCCATTCCAGCTTCTAAAGCCTCATCAACTCCATAATGGATTAAAGGTTTAGTGAGTATAGGCAACATTTCCTTGGGTAAACTTTTTGTAGCAGGTAAAAATCTAGTCCCATAACCAGCCGCAGGAAAAATACAAGTTTGAAGCATAACAATCCTTTTTATTTTAAATTAAAATCAACAATGATTTTCTATTAAATATTTTTTAAATTAAAATTGAATTCCAATCTTAAAAAGCGATTTTACAAAAATTATGTTAATCTAAAAAATAAATAGCATCTTGATTAAATGTTAAAATAATTTCATCATATAAATTTAAACCACTCTTGCTAAATTGATCTTGACTTAAGGCAAATTCTAAAATTTTATCTTGAATTTTAATACGCACAAAAACAAAATCTTTTCTAGTTCTCAAAGCTATAATTAAACATTGATAAATTATAAAATCAAAATCATGGTTTAAATTATTTTTTTCTTTTATAAAAAAAATCTTATAGGGATTTATTGCTATTTTACTTGAATTTTTTTTCATATAAGAACTAAAATCTATTAAACGATCAAAATAAATTCCTTTATTTTCAAGATCAAAAACATTAGTATTTTCAAATTCTAAAATTTCACCAGAATGTAAATAATATCTTTTTTGTGCTAAAGAATCTAAAAAAACTTTATCATGACTTGCAATTAAAAAACCACTTTTATAAGTTTTTTGCATAAATAAAATTGCTTTTTTGAGTAAAATAGCTGTTTTTTGATCTAAAAAAGCACTAGGCTCATCTAATAAATAATACTTCGCACGAACACTTAAAGCTAAAGCAAAAGCAAGTTTTTGACTTTGTCCTGAGGAAAGCTCATTAGGGTGTTTTTTAAGTAAGTTTTTATCAATCTCAAGCAAATTAAAAGTTTCATCAATACGATTTTTTATTTCTTTTAAGTCAATTTTATAAGTTTTTAAAAGAAATAAAAAGTTTTTTTCAATACTACGATTAAGGAATACAGGCTCTGGAAAAAGAAGATAAATTTGACGCTTTTCATCTGAATTTAAATGTGTCTTTCCAAAATAAGAAATATTTTCAAAATCTCCCTCAAGAAATTTAAGAATTCTTAAAAGTGTGGATTTACCACTTCCATTTAAACCCATTAAAATGCTGATTTTATTAGTATCTAAAACTAATTTTTTAATATTTAAAATATTTTTTTGATCATAATTAAAATTAAAATTATTAAGTTCTATCACTCAACGCCTTTTTAATTTATAAATAATACAGTTTAAAATAAAAGCAATTGAGATTAAAACCAAAGCAAGGGCAATGCCGCTAGCAAATTCGCCTTTATTAGTTTCTAAAGAAATTGCTGTTGTAATTGTTCTTGTGTCGTATTTGATATTTCCACCTACTATCATAGCTACACCAACTTCAGCCACAATACGCCCATAAACTAAAGCTATAACACTAATAAGAGAAAACCTTAACTCATGGATGATAATCATGATAAGTTTTATAGAATTTAAATGAAACGATTTAATAAGCAATAATTGTTTTTTACTAATGCTTTCAACCAAATTGGCAAAAAGAGCTATTGCTATAGGTAAAGCCAGTATAAATTGGCCTAAAATTAAAGCTTTTATAGTAAAAAGTAGGCCAAATTCACCAAAGGGACCACGATTTGAAATCAAAGCATATAAAATCAATCCCACAGCTACCGTTGGAAAAGAAAGACTGGTATCCACTATAAGTCTTAAAAAACGTTTTAATTTAAAATTAAAAAATCCCAAAACAAAACCCAAAGGAAAGCCAACCAATAAAGCCAAAACAATAGATACACTAGAACTTAACATAGTTGTTTTTATAGCCGAAATTACACTATCATCAGCATTTAACAACAATAATAAAGCTTGTTTAAAACCATCAAAAATATATTCCAAAACGCAACCCAAAAAATAAATTAAGAAATTTTAGCATAATTTATGTTAAAATATTTCTACATTGATTTTTAAAAATTCTTAAAGGAAAAAAATGAAAAAAACGATATTTTTAGGATTGTTTTTGGCTTTAAATATTCAAGCAGCAGAATTAAGGATGGCAACTACAACAAGTACCGATAATACTGGTTTACTTGATGCTTTAGAGCCTCTTTATAAGCAAGAAACTGGCAATACCTTAAAATGGGTTGCTGTTGGCACAGGAGCAGCTTTAAAAATGGGTGAAGATTGTAATGCAGATGTACTTTTTGTTCATTCTCCAGAAGCTGAAAAGAAATTTATAAAAAAAGGATTTGGCATTGATAGAACTCCTGTAATGTATAATGATTTTATCATTATTGCAGATAAATCTTTAGCACCAAAATTTAAAGGTAAAAATTTAGAAGAAAGCCTAAAACTTATAAGAGATGAAAAATTAACTTTTATTTCAAGAGGGGACAAATCAGGTACTGATAATAAAGAAAAAAGCTTATGGAAAAGTATAGGCAAAGTTCCAGAAAAAGAAAGCTGGTATCAACAAAGCGGACAAGGAATGCTTGCAAGTATTAAAATCGCTGAAGAGAAAAAAGGAGTGATTTTAACCGATCGTGGCACTTATATCAAGTATGAATTTAATGAAAAAGGAAAACCAAATTTAGTTATTGTCAATGAAGGTGATGATAGATTGAAAAATTTTTATTCTGTGATTGCAGTAAATCCAAAACATTGTAAAAATGTTAATTACACTCAAGCAAAAAAATTTATCAATTGGCTTACAAGTGATGATACTTTAAGTTTTATTGGCGGATTTAAATTGCTTTATAAACCTCTATTTATAGTAGATGCTAAAACAAGAAAAGAATAAACTAAGCAAGGAAATCCTTGCTTAAGTAAAAAGTTAACAAATTTTCAAACTATAAAAATAAAATATTTCTATAAAAATTTAACCAAACCTTACAAAACCAAAAATCTCAACAAAAACAATCTTTTTGTTTCAATAAATTAAACAAATTTTACTTATGCAAATATTTGCTAAAAATTCAAAGAATAATTATGATTGATATTGCAAAATTTAAATTTTGATATTTTAAATTTTGCAAACTTTTTTTAAAAATAATCAGTTTTAATATCTTAGTCTTTATTAAAAACTCTTTTTAAATGTACTTCATAATCACTTAAGTATTTTTCAACTTGTGGATTTTTTATAACATCATTACATATAAAAGTTTCTAAAGCCTTCATGCCTAAAAATTCATGAGCCTTATGCAAGTGCCAATACACCATATCCACGCCCTTACCTTCGAAAAATTCATTTTTATCATCAAAAGCTTCAATAGGTGCATTCCAAGTTAGGCTAAACATATATTTTTTATCTTTAGCTAAACCACCTTTTCCATAATTTTTTGCAGGATTTTCATGACTTCTTCCATCATTGGCATAAAGTTTGCCATGCCCTGCGGTAAAAACCTCATCGATGTATTTTTTTACAATCCAAGGTTCACCCATCCACCAAGCTGGCATTTGATAAATAATCATATCAGATTTTAAAAATTTTTCCAATTCCTCTTGTGCATTATAACCCTGATCAATATGCGTTTGTAAAATTTCAAATCCTAAATCACTTAAAATTTTAGCAACATGATTGTGCAAAGTAAGATTAAGTTTTCCTTTTGAATGCCCAAATTCCTTTGCTCCATTAAGTAATAATATCGTCTTCATATTCACTCCTTTTAATTAATTTTTATGCTAAAATTATATTTTAACTATAAACAATAGTCAATGCAAAAAATAAAGTCTTATCCTAGAAACTATGTATGAATGAGATAAAAATCACAAAAAGGATAAACCATGATAGAACTTATTGGCGATATTAATTTGCAAAATTATATGGGAGAATGGCTTGAAATCGCCAGAAAGCCAAATTTTTTTCAAAAAACTTGTCAAAACTCAAAGGCTAAATATACATTAAAATACAAAGGCGAAACTCCTTATATAGAAATAGAAAATTTTTGCCAAAAAGAAAATGAAATTTCAAGCATCAAAGGTAAAGCAAAGCTAAATGCTAATCGAAAATTAGCTGTGAGTTTTAACTTCTTTATGAATCTTTTTAATAAAACCAATTATGAAATTATTTTCATTGATACAAAATACAAAGTGGCTATTGTTGGAAGTCCTGATAAAAAATATCTATGGATTTTAGCAAGAGAAAAATTAGATGAAAAAACTTTGCAAGAACTTTTAAAAATAGCCAAAGAAAGAAATTTTGATATCAGCGATCTGATTTTTGATCGCTGATTATTCTTTTGTCATATCGATTACATAACGAAATTTTGCTTTTCCAGAAGTTAAATTTTCATAAGCTTTATCGATTTCTTGTGGAGTGATTAGCTCGGTTTCTGGATAAATTTTATTTTTAAGTGAAAAATCAAGCATTTCTTGAGTTTCAGCTATTCCACCTATTAAGGATCCATAAACTCTTTTACCTGCTTTATGAATTAAATCATTAATTTTAATTCCTATTTTATACTCAACAGGTGGAAGACCCACTATAGCCATTTCTCCTCCAAATTTAATTAAGTCAAGATAAACCGAAGGATCATAAGGTGTTGGAATAGTTGAAATGATTAAGTCAAAACGCTCTTTAACCACATCTTTATCCGTGCTCGTATAAAATGAACTTACACCCATTGCCAAAGCATCATTTTTTTTATTTTCATTTCGTGCAAAAACACTCACTTTTGCACCCATTTTAATAGCGTATTTTACCGCCATCATTCCAAGTCCACCAAAACCTGCTATAGCTACTAAAGATCCTTCTTTAATTTTAGAAAATTTCAAAGGAGAGTAAGTCGTAATACCTGCACAAAGCAAAGGAGCAACCTTTTCAAGAGGAGCATCTTTGGGAACGCAAACTGCAAATTTTTCACTCACAACTATATTATTAGAATAACCGCCATAGGTAATTTCATTATTATGAAAAATATCTTTACTATTATAGGTATAAATTGTTTTTCCATTTTCACAAAATTGTTCTTGAGAGCGCTTACAAGCTTCACATTCTCCACAAGAATTTATCATGCAACCTACACCTGCATAATCACCTACCTTAAATTTATTCACATTTTTACCAACTGCGATAACTTCTCCAGCGATCTCATGACCAGGAACACAAGGATAAACAGTTGCACCCCACTCACCTTTTGCAGTATGTACATCACTATGACAAATTCCTGCGTATAAAATTTTGATCAAAATATCATTATCGCCTATAGCATGACGCGTAAATTCAAACGGAGTAAATTTTGTATCTTTACCAAGCATTGCATAGCCTTTACTACAAATTCTTCCATTATCTAAAATTTTGTAATCAATCATTATTCATCTCCTTTTTAAAAGATTAATTATTTTTATTCTATCAAAAAAATATCAAATGATAAATAACGAAAAATAAGTAAAATTTTTAATAATTTTTGATAAAATATTTCATATTATTTTAAAAATTACAAGGAGAAAACTTTTGGCAAAAGATGATGTAATAGAAATAGACGGAACAGTGCTCGAAGCATTACCTAATGCAAATTTTAAAGTAGAATTAGACAATAAACATGTTATTCTTTGTCATATTGCAGGAAAAATGCGTATGCATTATATAAGAATCATGCCTGGTGACAAAGTTAAAGTAGAACTCACACCTTATAGCCTTGATAAAGGACGTATTACTTTTAGATATAAATAAGCTAATTAAAAGTTTTTTTTCGATAAAATTACCATTTTTGCGACATTTCGTATCGAACTATGAAAGAAGTATTTTTAAAATTCACCACTTATTTTAAAAATAGTTGGTTATTCATAAAACCTGATGCAGTCGTAAATCAAGTGGAATTTACTTAATCAAGGAGACGCTCATGAAAGTGAGACCATCTGTTAAAAAGATGTGCGACAAGTGCAAAGTAGTTCGCCGTAAAGGCGTAGTTCGCATTATTTGCGAAAATCCAAAACATAAACAAAGACAAGGATAAACATGGCTCGTATTGCAGGTGTTGATTTACCAAAGAAAAAAAGAATTGAGTATGGACTAACTTACATTTATGGTATAGGGCTTTTTACATCAAGAAAAATTCTTGATAAAACTGGAATTTCTTACGATAAAAGAGTTCATGAACTTAGCGAAGATGAAGCAGCGGCAATTAGAAAAGAAATCCAAGAAAACTATATGGTTGAAGGGGATCTTAGAAAACAAGTTGCTATGGATATCAAAGCTCTTATGGATTTGGGAAGTTTTAGAGGTTTAAGACACAGAAAAGGTTTACCTGTTCGTGGTCAAAAAACAAAAACAAATGCTAGAACTCGCAAGGGTAAAAGAAAAACCGTTGGTGCAAAATCATAAGGATAAAAAATGGCTAAAAGAAAAATTGTAAAGAAAAAAATAGTTAAAAAAAATATAGCAAAAGGTATTGTATATATTAGTGCAACTTTTAACAATACTATGGTAACAGTAACTGATGAAATGGGAAATGCAATTGCTTGGAGTAGTGCAGGTGGTTTAGGATTTAAAGGTTCTAAAAAATCAACCCCTTATGCAGCACAACAAGCAGTAGAGGATGCTTTAAATAAAGCAAAAGAACACGGAATTAAAGAAGTGGGCATAAAAGTTCAAGGACCTGGAAGCGGTAGAGAAACTGCTGTAAAAAGTGTAGGCGCTATGGAAGGAATCAAAGTTACTTTCTTAAAGGATATCACTCCATTAGCTCACAATGGTTGTAGACCGCCTAAGCGTCGTCGTGTCTAAGATATAAGAAAAATTTAGGAGATTATTATGGCAAGATATAGAGGACCAGTAGAAAAATTAGAAAGACGCTTTGGTGTTAGCTTGGCATTAAAAGGAGAAAGAAGATTAGCAGGAAAAAGTGCATTAGATAAACGCCCTTATGCACCAGGACAACACGGAGCAAGAAAAGGTAAAATTAGCGAATATGGACTTCAATTAAGAGAAAAACAAAAAGCTAAATTTATGTATGGAGTTAGCGAAAAGCAATTTAGAAGACTTTTTGCAGAGGCAGCTAGAAAAGATGGAAATACTGGGGTTTTACTTATCCAGCTTTTAGAGCAAAGATTAGACAATGTAGTTTATAGAATGGGTTTTGCAACTACTCGTCGTTTTGCAAGACAGCTTGTCACTCATGGACACATTTTAGTTAATGGTAAAAGAGTTGATATTCCAAGCTTTAGAGTAGAAGCAGGTGCTAAAATCGAAATTATAGAAAAAAGCAAAAATAATCCTCAAATTACAAGAGCAATAGAGCTTACAGCACAAACCGGTATAGTAGCTTGGGTTGATGTAGAAAAAGATAAGAGATTTGGAATTTTTACAAGAAAACCTGAAAGAGAAGAAGTTGTCATTCCGGTAGAGGAAAGATTTATCGTTGAGCTTTACTCTAAATAATAGGGGCTAAATATGAGAAAAATTACAACATCCGCTTATACGCCAACAGAATTTACAATAGAAAATATTAGCGATACTGTGGCTAAAATTAGCGCTTGGCCTTTTGAAATTGGCTACGGGATTACCCTAGCCCATCCTTTACGTCGCTTGCTTTATACAAGCACTGTAGGTTATGCTCCAACCGCGATTCATATCGATGGAATATCACACGAGTTTGATAGTATGCGTGGTATGTTTGAGGACATTGCGCTTTTTATTCTTAATTTAAAAAAATTACGTTTTAAGATTAAAAATGATTCTGATAAAGAAATCGTAGAATTTAGTTTCAAAGGCCCTAAAGAAATTTATGGCAAAGATTTAAACAATGATCAAGTTGAAGTGGTAAATGCTGATGCATATTTAGCAACTATCAATGAAGATGCAGATCTTAAATTTACTTTGATTATAGAAAAAGGTATTGGCTATGTTCCAAGCGAAGAAATCAAAGAATTTTTAAATGATCCTAAATTTATCGCATTGGATGCTTTCTTTACACCTGTAAGAGAAGCGACTTATGATATTGAAAAAGTTCTATTTGAAGATAATCCTGATTATGAAAAAGTAGTTTTAACTATAACTACAGATGGACAAATTACTCCAAATGAAGCTTTTCAAAATGCTTTAGAAGCTATGTATAAACAATTATCAGTATTTGATAAAATTACTAATGTTAGAAGCATTATTAAAAATCAAGCAACTAGCAATGAGTTAGAAAATACTAAATTATTGCAAAATATTACTGACTTAAATTTAAGCGCAAGAAGCTATAATTGCCTTGAAAAAGCAGGAGTTGTTTATATAGGTGAACTTGCTTTAATGAGTGTAAATGAACTTGCAGGACTTAAAAATTTAGGTAAAAAATCACTTGATGAAATCAAAAATATCATGGAAAGTATAGGTTTCCCTGTAGGAACTTCTAAACTAAGTGATAACAGAGATATATTAAGCAAAAAAATCACTGAATTAAAAGCACAAAATGAAGGATAAAAAATGAGACATAAACACGGATATAGAAAACTTGGCAGAACTTCATCTCATCGTGCTGCTTTGTTAAAAAATTTAACGATAGCTTTAGTTAATAGTGGCAAAATAGAAACAACTTTACCAAAAGCTAAAGAATTAAGAGGATATGTAGAAAGACTTATCACAAGAGCAAGATTGGGCGATTTTAATGCACATAGAGCTGTTTTTGCTTCATTGCAAGATAAAAATGCTACTAATAAATTAGTAACAGAAATTGCTCCAAAATTTAAAGAAAGAAATGGTGGCTATACTAGAATTATCAAAACAAGAATTCGTCGTGGTGATGCTGCTGAAATGGCTTTTATTGAATTTGTAGCTTAATAAAATCCTAGCTTCTTAGCTAGGATTTACTTCTTATCTTAAAACAACAATCTAAAAAATTTTATCATAAAAATCCCAAGCCAAGCTTGAGAATTTATCTTAATGTAAAGCTTCGTTGAGTTTGACTGCTTTTTTATTTAAAGCAACGATCATTACTCCAGTTGTAGAGTCTTGACGGAAATGGAGTCCATTTAAGCCTTGAAGTTCTAAACCTTTGTATATTTCTTTATCAAAAGTGAAATTTGGATTAAGCTTTGCGAGTTCTTGCGCATCTTTTAATAAAAATTTAGTTCCCTCTAGCACTGCAATTCCTGCATCAACGATACAATTATCACCCAAAGGAACACCTGTAACAGAATTAGCACCTAAAAGACAAGCTTTACCTATACTAATAGCATTTCCACTTGTGCCGCTTAATACTCCTAAAATAGAAGCTCCTCCGCCTATATCAGATCCTTCTCCTACAACTACACTTGAGCTTATACGACCCTCTACCATGCAAGCTCCTGTTGTTCCAGCATTAAAATTCACATAAGAAGCACCTGGCATAATCGTTGTTCCAGCTGCTAAAGAAGCACCCATTCTCACTTTTGAACTTTCTAAAATTCTTGTGTTATCTTCAGGTATGATATGTGCTAAAAATCTTGGAAATTTATCGACAAAATCAATTTTTGGATATTGATTAGTCATTTTTAAACGCATTTCATTTTCTCTTAAATAATCAAGCTCTATAGGCTTATCATCACTCCAAGCAACATTACTTAAAAGTCCAAAAGCACCGTTTAAATTGATACTCCTTAAAGGTACTTTTTTTGTGGAAAGTAAATAAAGCTTAAGATAAACACTTTCAACACTCAAAGGCTCTTTATCTTCAAAAAGACATACAAAGGCAAATTCATCATCTTTAAATTTCTCTTTAATTAATTTTAATAAGTCAATATTTTTATGCCCTTCTTCCTCTAAAAAAGGTTTAAAACAAGACAAAGCAAATTCAATATCTTCCATTTTTAAAACTTGAGTGAATTCACTCGCATTAAAATCAATCTCGATTCCTCTTTGCATAAAAGATTCAAGCATAACTGCAGCTGAGCTAAAATTCTGCTCATAATTTATCAAAGCAAAACTTGCTTGTAAGATTTTATTTTTATTAATTTGCCCTCTATCAAGTCTTGCTATACCAAAAGCTTTAGGTTGTTTATATCCACTTTTTTGTTCTATTTGTTTGATTAAAAGTAAAAAATCTTCTTTGGTGTTTATCGACATTTTCTTCCTTTTTGTTATTTGTTTTATAATTTTAGACAAATGATTATATCAAATAAAACTTGAAATCTTATTTTAAATTAAAAGCTAAAAATTTTTACAAATAATAATTAAATAATAAATATTTTAAGCTTATACTGAAGATTGTTAATATATGATACAAACAAAAAATTTTGGAATTGTCATGAGAATTTTAGGTTTTGATATAGGAATTAGCTCCATAGGCTGGGCTTTTGTTGAAAATAAAGAATTAAAAGATTGTGGGGTTAGAATTTTTACAGCAGCGGAAAATCCAAAAACAAAAGATTCCTTAGCATTGCCAAGAAGAAATGCTAGAAGTAATAGAAGACGTCTTGCTAGGAAAAAATCAAGACTCATTGCATTAAAACATATTATTTCAAAAGAATTCAATCTAAATTATAAAGATTATGTAGCCGAAGATGGAAATTTACCTCAAGCTTATCAAGGAAAACTCGAAAGTCCTTATAAATTAAGATATCAAGCTCTAAATGAAAAGCTTGATAAAAAAGATCTAGCAAGAGTGATTTTACATATAGCAAAGCATCGTGGTTATATCAATAAAAATGCTAAAAATTCTAAAGATAGTGAAAAAGGCAAAATTCTAAGCGCCTTAAAAAATAATTCTTTAAAATTGCAAAATTATAGAAGTGTTGGGGAATATTTCTATCAAGAATATTTTCAAAAATTTAAAGAAAATACCAAAAATTTTATCAAAATACGTAATACAAAAGAAAATTACGAACATTGTGTTTTAGCAAGCGATTTAGAAAAAGAATTAAAACTTATTTTAGAAAAACAAAAAGAATTTGGCTTTAAATATAATGAAAAATTTATAGATGAAATTATAAAAATTACTTTCTTTCAACGTCCATTAAAGGATTTTTCTCATTTGGTTGGCTTATGCACTTTTTTTGAAAATGAAAAAAGAGCTTGTAAAAATTCTTATAGCGCTTGGGAATTTGTAGCCTTGACTAAAATCATCAATGAATTAAAAAGTCTAGAAAAAATTACAGGTGAAATCGTTTCTAGCGATAATATTGAAAAAATTCTTAATCACATTTTAGAAAAAGGCAATATCAGTTATAAAAAATTTAGAGAATATATCAAACTTGATGAAAAGATAAAATTTAAAAATCTAAAATACAATAAAGAAAATGCCGAAAATACCAAATTTATAGAATTTAAAAAATTGACTGAATTTAAAAAAGCGCTTAAAGAGCATTCCTTAAATCAAGAACAACTT is a window from the Campylobacter sp. RM10537 genome containing:
- the galU gene encoding UTP--glucose-1-phosphate uridylyltransferase GalU, translating into MLQTCIFPAAGYGTRFLPATKSLPKEMLPILTKPLIHYGVDEALEAGMDNMGFVTGRGKRALEDYFDISYELEHQISGTKKEYLLKDIRSLIDQCTFTFTRQNEMRGLGDAVLKGKPLAGDEAFGVILADDLCVNENGLNVMAQMVKIYEKYRCTIIAVMEVPREQVCNYGVIAGNTVEENLIMVNSMIEKPDPDEAPSNLAIIGRYILTPDIFGILENTQAGKNGEIQLTDALLTQATNGMVLAYKFEGKRFDCGSVEGFVEATNYFYEKSKC
- the tupC gene encoding tungstate ABC transporter ATP-binding protein TupC; the protein is MIELNNFNFNYDQKNILNIKKLVLDTNKISILMGLNGSGKSTLLRILKFLEGDFENISYFGKTHLNSDEKRQIYLLFPEPVFLNRSIEKNFLFLLKTYKIDLKEIKNRIDETFNLLEIDKNLLKKHPNELSSGQSQKLAFALALSVRAKYYLLDEPSAFLDQKTAILLKKAILFMQKTYKSGFLIASHDKVFLDSLAQKRYYLHSGEILEFENTNVFDLENKGIYFDRLIDFSSYMKKNSSKIAINPYKIFFIKEKNNLNHDFDFIIYQCLIIALRTRKDFVFVRIKIQDKILEFALSQDQFSKSGLNLYDEIILTFNQDAIYFLD
- the tupB gene encoding tungstate ABC transporter permease TupB, which codes for MEYIFDGFKQALLLLLNADDSVISAIKTTMLSSSVSIVLALLVGFPLGFVLGFFNFKLKRFLRLIVDTSLSFPTVAVGLILYALISNRGPFGEFGLLFTIKALILGQFILALPIAIALFANLVESISKKQLLLIKSFHLNSIKLIMIIIHELRFSLISVIALVYGRIVAEVGVAMIVGGNIKYDTRTITTAISLETNKGEFASGIALALVLISIAFILNCIIYKLKRR
- the tupA gene encoding tungstate ABC transporter substrate-binding protein TupA translates to MKKTIFLGLFLALNIQAAELRMATTTSTDNTGLLDALEPLYKQETGNTLKWVAVGTGAALKMGEDCNADVLFVHSPEAEKKFIKKGFGIDRTPVMYNDFIIIADKSLAPKFKGKNLEESLKLIRDEKLTFISRGDKSGTDNKEKSLWKSIGKVPEKESWYQQSGQGMLASIKIAEEKKGVILTDRGTYIKYEFNEKGKPNLVIVNEGDDRLKNFYSVIAVNPKHCKNVNYTQAKKFINWLTSDDTLSFIGGFKLLYKPLFIVDAKTRKE
- a CDS encoding NAD(P)H-dependent oxidoreductase, producing the protein MKTILLLNGAKEFGHSKGKLNLTLHNHVAKILSDLGFEILQTHIDQGYNAQEELEKFLKSDMIIYQMPAWWMGEPWIVKKYIDEVFTAGHGKLYANDGRSHENPAKNYGKGGLAKDKKYMFSLTWNAPIEAFDDKNEFFEGKGVDMVYWHLHKAHEFLGMKALETFICNDVIKNPQVEKYLSDYEVHLKRVFNKD
- a CDS encoding lipocalin family protein; protein product: MIELIGDINLQNYMGEWLEIARKPNFFQKTCQNSKAKYTLKYKGETPYIEIENFCQKENEISSIKGKAKLNANRKLAVSFNFFMNLFNKTNYEIIFIDTKYKVAIVGSPDKKYLWILAREKLDEKTLQELLKIAKERNFDISDLIFDR
- a CDS encoding NAD(P)-dependent alcohol dehydrogenase, giving the protein MDYKILDNGRICSKGYAMLGKDTKFTPFEFTRHAIGDNDILIKILYAGICHSDVHTAKGEWGATVYPCVPGHEIAGEVIAVGKNVNKFKVGDYAGVGCMINSCGECEACKRSQEQFCENGKTIYTYNSKDIFHNNEITYGGYSNNIVVSEKFAVCVPKDAPLEKVAPLLCAGITTYSPLKFSKIKEGSLVAIAGFGGLGMMAVKYAIKMGAKVSVFARNENKKNDALAMGVSSFYTSTDKDVVKERFDLIISTIPTPYDPSVYLDLIKFGGEMAIVGLPPVEYKIGIKINDLIHKAGKRVYGSLIGGIAETQEMLDFSLKNKIYPETELITPQEIDKAYENLTSGKAKFRYVIDMTKE
- the infA gene encoding translation initiation factor IF-1 produces the protein MAKDDVIEIDGTVLEALPNANFKVELDNKHVILCHIAGKMRMHYIRIMPGDKVKVELTPYSLDKGRITFRYK
- the rpmJ gene encoding 50S ribosomal protein L36, yielding MKVRPSVKKMCDKCKVVRRKGVVRIICENPKHKQRQG
- the rpsM gene encoding 30S ribosomal protein S13 encodes the protein MARIAGVDLPKKKRIEYGLTYIYGIGLFTSRKILDKTGISYDKRVHELSEDEAAAIRKEIQENYMVEGDLRKQVAMDIKALMDLGSFRGLRHRKGLPVRGQKTKTNARTRKGKRKTVGAKS
- the rpsK gene encoding 30S ribosomal protein S11, producing the protein MAKRKIVKKKIVKKNIAKGIVYISATFNNTMVTVTDEMGNAIAWSSAGGLGFKGSKKSTPYAAQQAVEDALNKAKEHGIKEVGIKVQGPGSGRETAVKSVGAMEGIKVTFLKDITPLAHNGCRPPKRRRV
- the rpsD gene encoding 30S ribosomal protein S4; translated protein: MARYRGPVEKLERRFGVSLALKGERRLAGKSALDKRPYAPGQHGARKGKISEYGLQLREKQKAKFMYGVSEKQFRRLFAEAARKDGNTGVLLIQLLEQRLDNVVYRMGFATTRRFARQLVTHGHILVNGKRVDIPSFRVEAGAKIEIIEKSKNNPQITRAIELTAQTGIVAWVDVEKDKRFGIFTRKPEREEVVIPVEERFIVELYSK
- a CDS encoding DNA-directed RNA polymerase subunit alpha, which codes for MRKITTSAYTPTEFTIENISDTVAKISAWPFEIGYGITLAHPLRRLLYTSTVGYAPTAIHIDGISHEFDSMRGMFEDIALFILNLKKLRFKIKNDSDKEIVEFSFKGPKEIYGKDLNNDQVEVVNADAYLATINEDADLKFTLIIEKGIGYVPSEEIKEFLNDPKFIALDAFFTPVREATYDIEKVLFEDNPDYEKVVLTITTDGQITPNEAFQNALEAMYKQLSVFDKITNVRSIIKNQATSNELENTKLLQNITDLNLSARSYNCLEKAGVVYIGELALMSVNELAGLKNLGKKSLDEIKNIMESIGFPVGTSKLSDNRDILSKKITELKAQNEG
- the rplQ gene encoding 50S ribosomal protein L17; this encodes MRHKHGYRKLGRTSSHRAALLKNLTIALVNSGKIETTLPKAKELRGYVERLITRARLGDFNAHRAVFASLQDKNATNKLVTEIAPKFKERNGGYTRIIKTRIRRGDAAEMAFIEFVA